The nucleotide window AATCCAACATTAGTTTTTGCCGGCATGAACATTGGGGTGATTTGTTTAGGTACGATTACCGGCGCATTAATTTTTAAAGAAAAAATCAGTAAAGTTAACTGGTTAGGCATTGTATTCAGCTTGTGTGCAATTTTCTGTTTGTATTATCTCGATAAAATCTTGGCTTAAATTTGAGAAAAATGATGGCAAAAAACGATTTCAGCTTTTTCATTTACGACTATGAAAGTTTTGGTGTCAATCCGGCAACCGATCGCCCGGCGCAATTTGGCGGCATTCGTACAGATGCGGATTTTAATATTATCGGCGAGCCCGTTGTGTTGTATTGCAAGCAAACCAACGATTATTTACCCGCTCCGGAAGCGGTGTTAGTGACAGGCATTACCCCACAGGAGTGTAATGAAAAAGGCCTGCCGGAACCTGATTTTGCCGCTCGAATTTTACAGGAATTCAGCCAACCAAATACCTGTGTCATGGGCTTTAATAACATTCGTTATGACGATGAAATGACACGCTATACCTTTTATCGTAATTTTATTGATCCTTATGAATATAGCTGGAAAAACGGTAATTCCCGTTGGGATCTATTGGATTTAGTGCGTGCGTGTTATGCCTTGCGTCCCGATGGCATTGAATGGCCTTTAGATGATGAAGGCATGCCGAGTTTTCGTTTAGAAAAATTGACAAAAGCCAATGGAGTAGAGCATACCAATGCGCATGATGCCATGTCTGATGTATATGCTACTATCGAAATGGCAAAATTAATTAAGCAAAAACAGCCAAAGTTATTTCACTATTTCTTTGAAAATCGTGGAAAAAAAGAGATTGAAAAGCTCATTAATACCGCAGAAATGACGCAGTTAGTGCATGTATCGGGAATGTTAGGAAATTACCGCGGAAATACGACATTAATTGCCCCTTTAGCTTGGCACCCAACGAATAAAAATGCGGTGATTGTGTGTGATTTAACGGCAAATATTGATGACCTACTGACAAAATCGGTAGAGAAATTGCGTGAAAATCTTTATACGAAGAAAGAAACGTTGTTAGAGACTGGCGTGCTTCCTGTTCCATTAAAGCTCATTCATATTAATAAATGTCCTATTGTGGCACCGGAGAAAACCTTATTGCCTCAAAATGCCGAACGTTTAGGGATTGATAGAGCATTATGTATGCAAAATCAGCAACGTTTGTTGGCATCTCAGGATATTCGTCAAAAAGTCATGGATATTTTTCAACAAGAACGTGAATTTGAGGCATCTGATAATGTTGAAACTGAACTTTATAGTGGCTTTTTTAGTGATGCAGATAAAAACAATATGGCGATTTTACGCACTTTGGAGCCCGAAAAGCTTGCTGAACATAATCTGAGTTTTCAAGACCCAAGAATCCCTCAATTGTTATTTCATTATCGTGCCAGACATTTTTACCGCACCTTAAACCGTTCTGAACAAATTAAATGGCAAAAATATTGTCGGAAAAAACTAGACTCTGAAATTTTACAATTTGAGCAAAGTCTTCAAGCGTTAGCCGCACAACATGCAAACAATGAAGAGAAGCTGATTTTATTACAAAAAGTTTATGAATATGGCAGTAAACTCATTAGTTAGAAAGTGCGGTTAAATTTTTTAATGTTTTTAACAGTATAAAAGAGACAACGTCACTAAACAGCCCGTAATCAGAAAACACGCTGGATAACATTCAGCGTGTTTTTTATGTATTTTAAAAATCTCACATAATCAATCTACCAACCGACTCAGATTTTACGTAGCGCAATCTCTATCTCATGTTATTTTCAAATTCATTTTCTCTTGAAAGAAAATTGACATTTCAAAATGAAAGTCTATAACTTCATTTTTTATTTGTGACATACCTTATTAAAACAAGATTCTGTCTAGTTTAACTAGCACGTGTGACTTGTGCATAAGTCTGTGATCTTCTTAATCCGTAGCTTTTGCTTACCCGATAACTAATTTCGCATAATGTATATTATGTTAAATAATATATTATCAAAGTCACAATTTAACTTCACTACTCTTATTACCGTGTAACATTATCACGTCGAGATTTTTGAGATTTTTGAGATTTTGAATCGTTAAACATCGTTAGACGTTAAAATCTATTTTCAGGAAGGAAGAATTGAATGGAATATGCATACAATCATATAGATTGCTATCGTCTTCTTTTTATCGAAACACATAATCAGTCAACCTGATTGCAATTGAGAATTCATTTCAAGAAAAATATCTAAATGAGAATAGTTGTTGTTATAAATACATTTAAAATTAATAAGTTATCACGTATAAATGAAAAAATAGTTTGACGATTATCAATTAGGTGTATAGAATGCGCCCAGCAAATTAAGTTGTATTGTGATTGTCTTATAAATCATTAAGGAAAGGAGTTAGTTATGCTTAGCAAAGCAATTACGACCAAATTAAATGAACAAATTAACCTTGAGTTTTATTCATCAAATGTTTATTTACAAATGAGTGCATGGTGCGATAACCATGGTTATGAAGGTGCGGCAGCGTTCTTACTTCGTCATGCTGATGAAGAATTAGAACATATGCAAAAGCTATTTACTTATGTCAGTGAAACCAGCGGAATGCCTTTATTAGGTAAAATTGATGCACCTAAACACGATTATACTTCATTAAAAGAAGTTTTTGAGACAACGCTTGAGCACGAAAAACTTGTGACCTCAAAAATTAATGAGTTAGTTGAGATTACTTTTGCAGAAAAGGATTACTCTACTTTTAACTTCTTACAATGGTATGTGGCTGAACAGCATGAAGAAGAAAAATTATTTAGCACTATTGTTGATAAATTCAAACTTCTTGGTGAAAGCGGTACCGCACTTTACTACATTGATCGTGAATTAAAAACGTTATAAGAATTTAGGAGAAATAAAATGTTATCAAATAATGTAATTAAGCTATTAAACGACCAAATGAATTTGGAATTTTATTCTTCAAATTTATATTTACAAATGAGTGCATGGTGTGAACAACAAGGTTTTGAAGGCGCGGCTAAATTTTTATCTGCGCATGCAGCCGAAGAAATGCAACATATGCGTAAATTATTTACCTATTTAAATGAAACAGGTGCGTTGGCAGTGATTACTCAAATTGATGAGCCACCACATCAATTTAAATCATTAAAAGAAGTTCTTGAATTAACGTATCAACATGAAAAATTAATTACCAGTAAGATCAATGAGTTGGTTGGTAGAACTTTTGAAGAGAAAGACTACTCTGCATTCAACTTCTTACAATGGTATGTTGCAGAACAACACGAAGAAGAAAAATTATTCAGTCGTATTTTGGATAAATTAAATCTTCTTGGTGAAGATGGTAAAGGCTTGTTCCTTGTTGATAAAGATTTAGCGGCATTAGCAACAGCAAGCAACTAATCTTTCTAAAACAAAAAAGGCTAGGTTTTACAACTTAGCCTTTTTTATCATATCTCATCCGATAAATGCTAAATTTCAGATGAAATTTACTCCACGCAATTATTTCTTCCGCTCTACCCACTTGCCATCCACAAAATCAACAATCCATTTGGTGGCTTTGCCATTTTTTTCGGAGGTAACATATTGGCGTTTTTCTTTGCGACTAAAACGAATAATGGCCACGTTGCCTTCCGGATCGACTTGTGGTGCATCGGCTAAGTAGCGCAATTTCTCCGGTAAACGCTCACGATACAACGCCAATTCTGCCACTTTCGGGGCACGAGTTTCGCGAGATTTCGGAAAATTATGCGCAGACATAAATACACCGCTGGCACCATCACGGAGTACAAAATACGCATCGGATTTTTCGCATTTCAATTCGGGGAAATGAATCGGGTCTTCTTTTGGTGGTGCAACTTCACCATTTTTTAAAATTTTACGGGTGTTATCACATTGCGTACAAGCCATATATTTACCAAAACGACCAAGTTTTAGATGCATATCGCTGCCGCATTTATCACATTCAACAACTGGGCCGTCATAACCTTTGATTTTGAATTTACCTTCTTCAATTAAATAACCGTCACAATTCGGATTGTTACCACAAATATGCAATTTACGATGTGGATCAAGAATATAGCTATCCATTGCTGTACCACATTTCGGGCAACGCTTACGCTCCATTAATGCTTTGGTTTCAGACGCTTCATCTAACACGTTTAATAATTCGGCTTCCGGAATCAAGTTAATGGTGGTTTTGCAACGTTCCTTTGGCGGTAAGGCATATCCGGTACAACCTAAAAACAC belongs to Aggregatibacter sp. 2125159857 and includes:
- the sbcB gene encoding exodeoxyribonuclease I, which translates into the protein MMAKNDFSFFIYDYESFGVNPATDRPAQFGGIRTDADFNIIGEPVVLYCKQTNDYLPAPEAVLVTGITPQECNEKGLPEPDFAARILQEFSQPNTCVMGFNNIRYDDEMTRYTFYRNFIDPYEYSWKNGNSRWDLLDLVRACYALRPDGIEWPLDDEGMPSFRLEKLTKANGVEHTNAHDAMSDVYATIEMAKLIKQKQPKLFHYFFENRGKKEIEKLINTAEMTQLVHVSGMLGNYRGNTTLIAPLAWHPTNKNAVIVCDLTANIDDLLTKSVEKLRENLYTKKETLLETGVLPVPLKLIHINKCPIVAPEKTLLPQNAERLGIDRALCMQNQQRLLASQDIRQKVMDIFQQEREFEASDNVETELYSGFFSDADKNNMAILRTLEPEKLAEHNLSFQDPRIPQLLFHYRARHFYRTLNRSEQIKWQKYCRKKLDSEILQFEQSLQALAAQHANNEEKLILLQKVYEYGSKLIS
- the ftnA gene encoding non-heme ferritin, with translation MLSKAITTKLNEQINLEFYSSNVYLQMSAWCDNHGYEGAAAFLLRHADEELEHMQKLFTYVSETSGMPLLGKIDAPKHDYTSLKEVFETTLEHEKLVTSKINELVEITFAEKDYSTFNFLQWYVAEQHEEEKLFSTIVDKFKLLGESGTALYYIDRELKTL
- the ftnA gene encoding non-heme ferritin, with protein sequence MLSNNVIKLLNDQMNLEFYSSNLYLQMSAWCEQQGFEGAAKFLSAHAAEEMQHMRKLFTYLNETGALAVITQIDEPPHQFKSLKEVLELTYQHEKLITSKINELVGRTFEEKDYSAFNFLQWYVAEQHEEEKLFSRILDKLNLLGEDGKGLFLVDKDLAALATASN